Below is a genomic region from Acidobacteriota bacterium.
AGCGACTGCTCGAGCCCCTGCTGATTGCACTGCCGGTGGGCGCCCGCGATGCCCTGGCCGCCCACGCCGACGATCTCGCCAGGCTGGGATTCGAGATTGATCCCTTCGGGGGAGACAGCGTCCGGGTCGCGGCGGTCCCGGCCCTGCTCAGCCACGGCGCTTGCGAGACCGCGGTGCGCGCCCTGGCCGAGGATCTGGAGGGGCTCGATCGCGGAGCGAGCGTCGCGGACGCCATCGGCCGGATCGCGGCCAGCACGGCCTGCCACGCCGCCGTCAAGGCGAACGACCGCCTGACGATGGAGAAGATGACCTGGATTCTCCAGGAGCTGCGGCGCACCGCCTATTCGACGGTGTGCCCGCACGGACGGCCGGTGCTGCTGCGGCTGACGCGGCAGGAGCTGGAAAAGCGCTTCGAACGTACCTGACTCGCCGCCCCGACGGGCGCGGTCGGAGGCCACGCGGCAGCGGCGACTCGGAACGGCACGCGCCTTGCTTGTGGAACAGAGATGCAAGAATCCGAGACACTCCTGGTTGCCGTGGATGCGCACGACCGCGAAACGGGGCTGGTGGACAAGATAACCGCTCATCGGGAGGGGATCCTGCACCGTGCCTTTTCGATCCTCGTCTTCGACGAGGGCGGCCGGTTGCTGCTGCAGCGACGCGCGACCGGCAAGTACCACTCTGGTGGTCTCTGGTCCAACACCTGCTGCAGCCACCCGCGGGCCGGAGAGAGTCTGCTGGACGCCGCCCACCGCCGGCTGCGCGAGGAGATGGGCTTCGACTGCCCCCTGGAGGCCGTGTTCGGCTTCGTCTACCGGGCGGCGCTGGACGGCGGGTTGGTGGAGCACGAATTCGATCACGTTATCGTCGGACGGTTCCAGGGCGCTCCCGCTCCCGACGCTCGGGAGGTGGAAGAGTGGCAGTGGCAGCGCGTT
It encodes:
- a CDS encoding isopentenyl-diphosphate Delta-isomerase produces the protein MQESETLLVAVDAHDRETGLVDKITAHREGILHRAFSILVFDEGGRLLLQRRATGKYHSGGLWSNTCCSHPRAGESLLDAAHRRLREEMGFDCPLEAVFGFVYRAALDGGLVEHEFDHVIVGRFQGAPAPDAREVEEWQWQRVPAVQSRLAEEPEAFTAWFKLALDGLVARGLPGQRADSI